The genomic stretch CAAGTTATTCAGAGCCTGCCTCATATCACCATCAGCAGTGAAAATAATGGCTTCAAGACCTTCCGGAACATAAGGAACCTTCATTTGTTAAATTTTACAGGTCAATCAAACATTTCCACCAAATTATAAGAAACAAAATGAGCAGAATTATAtaaacttcaaaaaaaaaatctgatttTGGGAGGAAAAACGATAAGAACTATATAACCCAACAAGTAGTACATTTGTCTCATTCAGTGAAGATACTGAACGAAACTATGGTAAAAACTTTTTTTACTTTCTGGCTGATAAGTGTTATGGAATAGAAAATTGAAATGTAAAATAGTTTGAATAGAGTTTCACCTTTTCTGCTTCAACAACTACCATCAGACGACCAAGTATCTGTTGATCAGATAGTCTTGAAAACCGAACAAGGGCACATCTACTCTGAATTGGCTCAATAATTTTGGAAGAAGTATTGCATGCAAGAGCAAATCGGGTGGAGTTGGAATAGATTTCCATTGTCCGCCTCAAAGCTTGTTGTGCTCCAGATGTCATGCTGGTTTTAGGAATAAGTGCAATTACTTATTAACATTAAGTTTGAGAAAAGCtaataaatgaagaaaaaaaatccaagCATGGAATTTGACCATCAAATGCGCAAACCATTATTATAATCAGTTCTTACCTATCAGCTTCATCCAATATAACTACCTTGTGCCGGCCAGGAGGGAGTGTTACTTTTTTCTGTGCAAACATTTTAATTTTGTTCCTCACAACATCTATGCCtctaaaaaagaataaaaaaatcagTTAATGTGGGAATTTTTTCACTAAGTGTAGCTGCCAAAAGTACCACCATTGCATTATGCCCTCACCTATCATCTGAAGCATTTAGCTCTAGTACACCCTCTCTATAATTTGGTCCCAGCAGCTCGTGTGCTAAAGCAAGTATGCTAGTGGTTTTACCAGTTCCAGGAGGGCCCTGAAAATATCAAATAGTAATCTTCAACAGCAGCAAAAATCTTTTTATGTAgaacaagcatataataatttcTTATAAAATGTTACCCATAGCCTTAACCCAGTTAGATACTAAATtggatttatacatatatatgtgtgtgtgcgtGTTCTTATACGTCTAAAACATACCCAAACAAGGATAAAAAGATCCAAATTCACACTACAACCCTCTCCTAATCAGCCTAAAACAACATAAAAGCTCACAATTTCACACAAAAAATTATTCTAATTAACTCAAAATAACATAAaaggcaatatatatatatatatatatgcggaTATATCCTTATACATACACTCTCTCCTAGTCAACACGAAGTAAcataaaaagtttttctgagaaGAAAAAAATCACACTTGCAACTCTCCCCTAATCAATCCAAATGTGAGAATGAAAATCCCTAACACCGTAAAACCAAATGCATTAGCCCTCCCATTTTCTGCAGAACCCAAATTAATCCCAACTGTTTAAAGGTTAATCTTTCACTGAGTAGGGTTTACAcactataataaaaaataaaataaaaaatccctATTCCATAATACTTTAGAATTTTAATTCCGATTACAGTAAAATACCCATATTAATCTGCTAATAGATTACCCCCAAACCCCATCATCGAAAAAATGAAACTGAAATTGAGACAAATGGTTTTGGCAGTAGAGGAAAGTGATGAGATTACTTACTGATAATATGATGTTGGGCATATTTCCGTCGCGAGCGATGACCTGAAGCCTAGAGACGGCGTCTTCATTGCCCACGATGTCCATAACCTTGTTGGGCCTGTATTTCTCTACCCATGGGATATCGTAGTTGctcaatgaagaagaagaagccatAGCTGTTTCCTTGATTTAGGGTTTCACAGATGGGAATGTAATGGATTGATTCTCAACAcggaagaagaaaaagagaaaatcaGAGTTGTGAGTTGTGATTcccaattttccctccctttCTTCAAATTGGAGGGAATAACTGGTATGTGGTGACACGTGACTTGCACCGTTGCACGTGCTTAATTATGAGGAACTACAAACAAGTCAATGCATACATAATACATAATACTAAGAGTGATATCTCCACTCAAAATATGCATCCAAATATTACTAGTGACGTATTACTGCTTTTTGAAATAGTGGgtctcaattttaataaatgtgattggctaagTCAAACTGCCACATtgtgtaatgtttgagtgtatattttaagtgcacatatcattactctaatACTAATTAAGATAATAATGAGTAATTAGATATGTGCAAAcgttattaattaaaaaaaaactaacacaTTATGTGATGTTTTGATGCATTACACATGTGACTATTTTTTGTGTACATCATAATTATGTAACATTTTACATATGATTCTTTTGCTAATTGATTTTGAGACATTTTAACCCTAATGTGATCAAATTAGTCTTACTTTGttccaaaaaaattatttttttagacgAGCTTTATGGTAATTTAAGTAATGTTTGGTCGAAAGGAATGTGCCGATAAATGGAATCATTTATCTTATAGCTATCTCCAACTCAACGAgatatcattattttattttggtgTTGTTTTCACACTTATCAAATTccaacaaatttcaaatttcttgACATTTTGGGGATAAACTAGCAACGTCTAAAGTACTTTTTggtttttattttacttttcaacttttaatattaatatcttttaaatatgtataataattgttataattttataaaataatataatcatAAAGGTTTGTGTTtaataaaatttttgttttttaattttttaaatacaaaaatagaaatactaattttatttttgtttttttatttttaaaaaataaaaatatatttagtaattaattttattttttgtttttaaaaacaaaaaataataaatgcatttgatcatttttatttttattttttgtttaaccatataaaataaaatgttgatttgaaaaagaaaaagaaaaaaaaaagtcgaAAAcagtttaaaataaatttaaaagtgaaaaaaattttattttcaaaatttaataaattctaattaaaaatttaaaaaataataaataaaaatagagtttaCATATTCTGTaatatgtttaattgtcaaatttttaattaattaaataatttttttaagtgttactaaATAGcaccaaaaaaatatttttttttgtaactttttatTGTTGTGGttgaaatagaaaaaaaaaaatatgacccCAAAATTAGATCATTTTGGTATTGAACCAACATTTTGTAGTTGGAGTTGCCTTAAAGTGGATCATTCGATCGCTATTTATGATTtgaaagctttttttttttgtttttaatgtaATTCTTGTAAACACTACTGGATTCATATTTCTTAAATTAAATGAGTTTGAGAACTCATTCCTTTCCAACTTTATCTATACTGTGCACTATTTGCCCCTTCTCCCAAATGTATGTGTGAGAAAACTTCACTAGTGGGAGcttgtttattaaaaaaaaattgaaagtaaGATTGTGGAATGGTCTGTTTTTTAACCGCAGTTTGGTCGGTTTAAACCACCACAACTGCTTTTGccaagaaatttttttattgtatCTTTTAAGATTTAAAAGGATTCATTTAATTTATCTATGTATTCAAAATCTAAATTAGAAACTAAGTAGAGTTTTTTTTAGAGAATCAAATTATAGTTGCAACCAAAAGAATGAAAAAGTAATTAAATACTTAGGCCAACTCCAATGGAACTGCAAAACACTAATTTAGTGTTGATCCTACACCATATATTACTCCAATGGGACTGCAAAATGATGTACactgttgacgttgtttttcgtcaacttaaaatgtagagcacgtaaacagtaataACTATGGCAAAGAAGAATAATACAGTAgaacaatgagagttttttacgtggttcagcagttaactctgcctagtccatgacgagtcaattttattaggactttgagattttctggaaatccttcagggatgaattctccagaatttctctccAGATTACCaaaattcggtcatttacaaaggtacatgacatctctatttatagaggagatctcagaatccaatcccacacgtttcaggaagttattctgtaaattaataaatttaattactttcaagtttgtaactcccatatacaaggaaacgtcccctgaagaccagggggcatataacagactagttaatatccctttaatgtaggagagttacaacaataaatatcttttaaacGCATGGACCgtgtctcatcagatgacccattacgTTGTTCGAGATCGATAATTAGTATCATGCCGGACCATgtctttaggtaaattatgagctGGTCACTTTACCCCAAGACCAGCTTGGAGTGGGTGAATACCACCGAGGCCATTATACTCCGAGCTTATACCCTtgccgagctcgggctacttgatccgaagacacccgacaacggatatactccgatgctacgtctttcgagcttagaTATCATTCCtaggttacatatcttcgaggttgccaccttgcttcgaggtTTGACACCTGGATTACGAACATTCACTTTAGACATCACGAGCTTACacctgacgagtccagctttcgaggtcacaccctcaggtctcgaaatctgggtgtaacattttgccccctcaaaagtattagttcgaatcctatgagaaggaaacttttgaactactttcttcgggaaccgtactgtcacacatactcgagtatggacacgcgtcagttgggtattgctcactcaatgtacttgagtaccttggaaacttgcccacgatcgttcgcctgccacctttttggTACCATCGTGTCACTTATCCCTGACCGTCGGatttgatacggaatctggccaatggcccagattaatccgacCCTTTACACTCCCCCggacctataaataagactccaGTCGTCTTCCTCCTTTCATTTTTACGTTTATCAGAGGGAAAAAAGGACAGAAAACCAGAGGCAAGCCcataaagaattttttttgtttttgcatgttctctcagccaaagaaacaaagaaccatcagcttgttcgagaccgtgagaaTACACTTgcagcctcttcttcaatcaTCTATTTCTCTGCAACCACCATCTTCAGTGTGCAAGTATCTGTTCTtggctttatatatatataattacgtGCATTTATGCCTCTGTTGCTTTTTAGTTTCTGGGACTATGCTGGTTCATTCtttagtttaatgcactaggatGCTTCGATTAATTGGTATTAGATTTAGGTTTCGTCACTTAGTTCATGTGTaggaagacccaaatatggtcttTTTTCAGGGTTTCCCAATTTTTGGAGGATATATCTTGtataccaagatattgggtacaaaatctaggttttaaagaatgcacgattcccaaaaataccacttttgaataaccgccacattttttccctgatatttcgggatttaaaaaaattaaatccacTTTCCTCCCTTTTTCGTGAAATACACATCATGACACTAATCGGGTCCCCATGATCGAGCTCATTTCGTATCCAAGCATTTTCGATCTTGAACCATCGAGATCGTTATTCTTGATTCCTTgcgtgcatggccctcaccattttttctttcttgctagatatcacagaatctggaaagatggtgggggtcgttgcttgccatcccgtattcgccaaaaactcTGAGCCCAGAGTCGTTGTTTACCCGGAACTAGCGTCTGATTCGCGAACACGAGCTAACTCGTGAACAAGAAGAAACCCAAGCTCATTACCGAcgtcaaatcatcgaggtcatagagaagaagagaaaaatcctctgagaggctctttatccggaTTTTGACtccgagcctagaccgatcccCTTTAATCCCAGGCTGAAAGTGACAGTCGCATACAAGCTGGGAGATcttcaattctcactgatgggggaaccctccaCTTCGCAGCCAAGGAGGGAATTCTTTGAGGCCGAACACTACTGGAGTTCGGTCACGTCGCTGGGACAGATATCTGATATTCTGGCCCTGCACGGCTTAGGGTTGTCGGGCTCGCTTAGGTTCCGAGCTCCAACTGCACACGAGCGGAGCTGCCGTGCTCCGAGGGATAGAAACCTTGACAGTaggctgaggtatgcggcttggagccaggatcACAAGAAGGCGGGAGCTGTCCTTCCCTTGAAGTCCTTCTTTAAAGGCTTCTTGGACTAtgttgggctggctcccttccaactcaataCCAATTCTTATAGGGTTATGTCTTCCctaaggtcgctttaccacgagctgaagtgggaagggccttcgcctgaagatatcttatatctcttttgtttgaaaagcaatccctcccgagctcggggaggagatggcttctactatctctcgagct from Humulus lupulus chromosome 5, drHumLupu1.1, whole genome shotgun sequence encodes the following:
- the LOC133778348 gene encoding replication factor C subunit 2; amino-acid sequence: MASSSSLSNYDIPWVEKYRPNKVMDIVGNEDAVSRLQVIARDGNMPNIILSGPPGTGKTTSILALAHELLGPNYREGVLELNASDDRGIDVVRNKIKMFAQKKVTLPPGRHKVVILDEADSMTSGAQQALRRTMEIYSNSTRFALACNTSSKIIEPIQSRCALVRFSRLSDQQILGRLMVVVEAEKVPYVPEGLEAIIFTADGDMRQALNNLQATHSGFRFVNQENVFKVCDQPHPLHVKNIVRNVLEGKFDDACFGLKQLYDLGYSPTDIITTIFRIIKNYDMAEYLKLEFMKETGFAHMRICDGVGSYLQLCGLLAKLSIARETARAS